DNA sequence from the Marinilongibacter aquaticus genome:
CCAATGGATTTTCAAGAAGGTCGCCAAGGCTGGGATGCACTCCGTTCTTCTGGAAACACCAACGATTTAAGAGGTAAGGTACTCCGAATCAAGCCCAATCCGGACGGCACGTATTCCATTCCGCAGGGCAATTTGTATCCTGTGGGTACACCGCATACGCGTCCAGAGATTTTCGTAATGGGCTGTAGAAACCCATACAGAATCAGTGTAGACAAACACACCGACAACCTGTTTTGGGGCGATGTAGGACCAGATGCTGGAAAACCAAATCCAGAAAGGGGCTCGGAGGGTTTGGTTGAATTCAACCGCACAAACGAACCGGGTTTCTTCGGTTGGCCAATGATTGTCGGAAACAACAGAGCTTACAATCATTACGATTTCGCCACCCATACTTCCGGGCCGAAATACGATCCGGCGAAGCCAATCAACGATTCGCCAAACAACACAGGCTTGAAACAATTGCCTCCAGCTCAGGAACCTTTGATTTATTACGGATACGGGGAATCGAAAGAATACCCTACATTCAAAGCGGGTGGTTGTAATCCGATGGCCGGTCCGGTATATTATTCTGAAGACTACAGCGATTACGAGCACAAATTCCCCGATTATTTCGACGGGAAATTCTTTGCCTACGAGTGGATTCGCGATTGGATAAACCTTGTGAGTTTTGACGCAGAAGGTAACGTTTCTTCAGTCGAACCATTTATGCCGAGCACAAAACTATGGCATCCCATGGATATGGCCTTTGCTCCAAATGGCGTGCTTTATCTCTTGGAATACGGCCCGAAATGGAATGCCCAAAACCAAGAAGCAGCCTTGAGTGTCATCGAATTCAATCCGGGCAACCGCCCTCCATTTGTGGATATCCAGGCTGACAAAACGATAGGTGCAGCTCCTTTGACCAGTCATTTTACCGACGAAGGGACTGTCGATTACGATGGGGATAAGCTGACTTATCTTTGGGATTTTGACGGAGGTGCTCCGAACAGTACCGAGAAAAACCCCACCGCGACTTTCAATAAAGCGGGTGTGTACAACGTAAAATTGACTGTAACCGATGCCCAAGGGGTTTCGAGCGAGAAGACATTGGAGCTTAAAGTGGGCAATGAAGTACCCGAAGTAGACATTGCGGTAAAAGGCAACCAAAGCTTTTATCTTGGCCGTGGCGACATTCAGTACAAGGTAAACGTAAAAGACAAAGAAGACGGCCGTATAGGTAAAGGAATCAACCCCAGCAATGTGGTGGTTAGCATCGATTACCTCGAAGGCTACGATAAGAATGGCGTGACGCTAGGGCATCAGCAGAACCTTACTTTCTCTAATGGCCGAAGACTAATTGAAGACGGCGATTGCCTTTCTTGTCACCAAATCAATGAAAAGTCAATCGGTCCATCGTATACACAAATAGCCGAGAAATACCCCAATACCAACGCAAATGCCAGCAAATTAATCGATAAGATTATCAGTGGAGGCTCTGGCGTGTGGGGTGAAACTTCAATGGCCGCACACCCCGACCTGCCTCGTGCAGACGCCGAATCAATGGTGCGGTATATCCTTTCGATCAACGATCAAAAACCATCGTTGAAACCTGCAGGCTCTTACCATACAAATGCCGCTCAAGCAAAAAAACCTGGAGCTTATATTATTCAAGCCAGCTACATAGACAAAGGTGGCGATGTAGTGGGTTCGCAAACGGGCACAAGCAGCTTGGCTTTGAGAAGCCCAGAAGTGCCGGCCACAAGCTACGACGAAGCTGAAAATGCAAGCACATTTGATGTGCCCGATGTGGGCGAAGTGGTGGTAGCCAACGACAAAGGACATATCGTTTTCAAGGATATTGACCTCACAAGTATTCGCCAAATAAAGGCCAATGTGTTTAGTCGTGAAGGCCAAACAGTAGGCGGAAGCCTCGT
Encoded proteins:
- a CDS encoding ThuA domain-containing protein, which translates into the protein MCKKTLLVVLSLLTTLSFGFAQQKKVLVFSKTAGFRHSSIEAGIEFFKKLGQKDNIAFTFSENADDINEKNLKQFNAVVFLNTTGDILNGVQQADFERYIQAGGGLMGIHAAADTEYGWPWYNKLIGGWFASHPGGDVSNVQNGKMTVHIQDHPSTKHLPKTFERKDEFYDFKSFQKDLVNVLITVDEKSYKKGKMGDFHPMAWYHDYDGGKVFYTNFGHVESTFETEADMQKHMEEGLKSVLADHLDYSKSHTKQVPEENRFVKTTLASNLYEPTELAVMPNGKVILVERRGGVKVWLPESKTFKTINQMPVFSTYEYGLMGIGLDPDFAKNNYVYLYYTPNTDVKENYLSRFVYDQEKDQLDLSSEVVVLTVGIKKNECCHTGGSIDWDSKGNLYLSTGDDTNPFASDGFGPMDFQEGRQGWDALRSSGNTNDLRGKVLRIKPNPDGTYSIPQGNLYPVGTPHTRPEIFVMGCRNPYRISVDKHTDNLFWGDVGPDAGKPNPERGSEGLVEFNRTNEPGFFGWPMIVGNNRAYNHYDFATHTSGPKYDPAKPINDSPNNTGLKQLPPAQEPLIYYGYGESKEYPTFKAGGCNPMAGPVYYSEDYSDYEHKFPDYFDGKFFAYEWIRDWINLVSFDAEGNVSSVEPFMPSTKLWHPMDMAFAPNGVLYLLEYGPKWNAQNQEAALSVIEFNPGNRPPFVDIQADKTIGAAPLTSHFTDEGTVDYDGDKLTYLWDFDGGAPNSTEKNPTATFNKAGVYNVKLTVTDAQGVSSEKTLELKVGNEVPEVDIAVKGNQSFYLGRGDIQYKVNVKDKEDGRIGKGINPSNVVVSIDYLEGYDKNGVTLGHQQNLTFSNGRRLIEDGDCLSCHQINEKSIGPSYTQIAEKYPNTNANASKLIDKIISGGSGVWGETSMAAHPDLPRADAESMVRYILSINDQKPSLKPAGSYHTNAAQAKKPGAYIIQASYIDKGGDVVGSQTGTSSLALRSPEVPATSYDEAENASTFDVPDVGEVVVANDKGHIVFKDIDLTSIRQIKANVFSREGQTVGGSLVLKVDGAEIGKATVGESQMGAVPIRFKKSLKGKHDLYIEFVNEKAEGKPLFGLGTLDFAQ